From a region of the Mytilus galloprovincialis chromosome 3, xbMytGall1.hap1.1, whole genome shotgun sequence genome:
- the LOC143067036 gene encoding protein CWC15 homolog A-like: MTTAARPTFEPARGGRGKNEGDLSALSKQYSSRDLPSHTKLKYRQEGQGTSEELRSRDFRRDLDDREKNVREKRDRNRESGSSSSKRQRLEQIPASNLDADDPIDDDDDDDSSDDEDDAAELMAELQKIKKERANEKVRLDVERKAEEERIRTENILKGNPLLNKDKDKGGNFNVKRRWDDDVVFKNCAKGEEKKSAFINDTLRSEFHKKFMEKYIK, encoded by the exons ATGACTACAGCAGCAAGGCCTACTTTTGAACCAGCTAGGGGTGGTAGAGGTAAAAATGAAGGTGACCTTAGTGCACTGTCAAAGCAGTACTCCAGCAGAGATTTACCATCACACACAAAACTAAAATACag ACAAGAAGGTCAGGGTACCAGTGAAGAATTGAGAAGCCGTGACTTCAGACGTGATCTTGACGATAGAGAAAAGAATGTCAGAGAAAAAAGGGACAGAAATAGAG AATCTGGCAGTAGTAGTAGTAAGAGACAACGATTAGAACAGATACCAGCCTCTAATCTGGATGCAGATGACCCCATAGATGATGAT gATGACGATGATTCGTCTGATGATGAAGATGATGCTGCTGAATTAATGGCTGAATTACAAAAGATTAAAAAAGAAAGAGCAAACGAAAAGGTTCGACTGGACGTGGAGAGAAAAGCTGAGGAAGAGAGAATCAGAACAGAGAATATCTTAAAAGGAAATCCTCTCCTTAATAAAGATAAAGACAAAGGTGGAAACTTTAATGTTAAAAGGAG ATGGGATGATGATGTTGTGTTCAAGAACTGTGCAAAAGGAGAGGAGAAGAAGTCAGCATTCATAAACGATACACTTAGATCTGAATTTCATAAAAAGTTCATggagaaatatataaaatag